The nucleotide sequence GCTGGCGAAGAGATCTATCCGCTGGACGCGCCCGTGCTGATTTACCCCGGCGACAACATCCGCGTTCCAGAACGTTTCTTCTGACGCGTCATCCAGATTTCATATTTTCAAGTTCCACATCACGACGATTCGCAAAATGGTTTTGCTGTGTCGTACAAATGCGCGTCGCCATAGTGCGGTCTCTTTGCAATGCAAATTTTTCTGCACTGCAGAACGATATTCGATGTTTCGCGTTGAGATGCGCAGAAAGCGTTTCTCATGTGCCGTGGAAAGAATATTCGTGACGACATCGATGTCGTGAATCGATTCCGTCATGACGTTTCTTTGGGCGAAGGCACGATGATTTTCTGGGCTACTCCGAGACATCCGATACCGGCGACCTCCGCCGGGAGTGCAAGTTTCCCTAACGGGATAATCAATGAAGAGTTCTGTTGCGTTGATAGTGTTGGAAGAAATCGGAAGCCGCAAACGAGCGTCCCTGACGCTGCCGCGACGTGGATCGAAGTTTGCAAGGCTGGGAAAGGCACAGTTGCCGGCGACCGCTCTCATACTTGGTCTCGCGGCGCCGTCGAATGCACAGGTGATACCGTCGACCACTGAACAACTTTCTGCACCCTGGAATGCACAACGGGTTTTCGAGCCGTCAACGTTGCCCGATTTGGCAGATCCGGAGACACGCAACGAGATCCAACCCGAGGATATGCCGGTGAGGAAACGACAACAGCCGGGATACGAACCAGTCGGAATCCGGGCAGGTTCCTGGATGTTCAGCCCCAAGCTGATGTCCGGCGCCCTTTACGACAGCAATGTCTTCTCCTCGAATACCACGAAGCGCTCGGATATCGCCGCCGTGGTCGAACCATCGCTGCGCGCCCACACGTTATGGGAACGGCACGGCCTCGACCTGAAGCTGGACGCCCAGTCGACTATATATAATGAGAACTCCAGTCTTGATCAGACCAATGCCCGCCTGAGAGGCAACGGCTGGTTCGATATCGCGCACGATCTTGCCGTTCTTGCCAATGTCCAAATCGCTCATCTCAACGAAGGCGTTGGAACGCTCAGTTCACCGGTGAACGCGATTTCGCCGACTCCTTACGATCTGTTCTCCGGCGATCTGACCGTTCGCAAGGAATTCAATCGCCTGACCACGTCGGTCGGCATGCGTGTCGATTCCTATGATTTCGGACAAACGCGAGCGCAGGACGGCTCAATCATCAATCAGGACGGCCGCGACGGTCAAATTTATTCGCTGCACAGCCGCGTCGACTATGCGTTCTCGCCCGTTCTGGGGTGGTTCGCCGGCGTCGAGGGCAATCAACGCAACATCCGCGGAACGCCTGCTCAAACGCTCGACTCTCAGGGATACCGTGCTCTGTCCGGCTTCACGGTCGGGTTTGGCAATCTGCTGAGTGGCGAATTCGGCGCGGGTTACGCCCAGCAACGCTTCGATGCGGCCTCCATTGGTACTATCGAAGGTCCCGCCTACCGCGCGATGCTGACCTGGCGCCCTACCCGTATGCTCGACGTCCACTTCAAGGCGGAACAGATCGTCACGCAAACATCGGACACGAGCTCAACCGGCGTGCTCGCAAACGCGTTCCAGCTCGGTGTCGACTACGAACTGCGGCGCAACGTGATCGTGTCGCTTGCGGGCGGTTATGAAAACGATCGCTTTTTCGGACAGCAGCGCAAGGACAAGGTCACGACGTCTGACGCGCGGATCAAATACTTGATGAATCGATACGGCTCCATTTCCGTTTTCCATCGATACACCGACCGTAACAGCGATAGTCCCGCCTTCAGCTTCGACAAACATCAGGTAGGAATCAATGTTACAGCGCAGTTCTGACTACGAGCTTCAGGCCCTGGATGGGCCTGCCGGCGCTGCAACGGGGCGATGGCAGCAGCCCACCGTCGATTTGCGCGAGATGGCGCGCATCCTGCGCCGGCGCTGGAGGATGGTTGCCGCCGCGCCGTTGTCTCTGATTGTGCTTGCGCTGATGTATCTCACCGCCGTCAGCACTCTATATACGGCGACGTCCACCGTTCTTGTGGACCCTCGCCGCGCCAACGTGGTGGACACCAGCCAGACGGTGCTGTCGAATTTCGGCACCGACGACGCCACCATCGAGAGCCAGGCGCTGCTGATTCAGTCCGTCGCGATCCTGCAGCGCGTGGTGGACAAGCTTAAGCTGACAGCCGATCCCGAATTCAGGCCGAAGCCGGGCTTGCTCGACCCTGTCAGGCGATTGTTCAGCAGCAGCGGCCCTGCCTCCGGGGCAAGCCCAGAGGATGCCGCGAAGGCAAGATCCGTCGAGATTCTGCAGAGACGGAT is from Afipia massiliensis and encodes:
- a CDS encoding outer membrane beta-barrel protein gives rise to the protein MKSSVALIVLEEIGSRKRASLTLPRRGSKFARLGKAQLPATALILGLAAPSNAQVIPSTTEQLSAPWNAQRVFEPSTLPDLADPETRNEIQPEDMPVRKRQQPGYEPVGIRAGSWMFSPKLMSGALYDSNVFSSNTTKRSDIAAVVEPSLRAHTLWERHGLDLKLDAQSTIYNENSSLDQTNARLRGNGWFDIAHDLAVLANVQIAHLNEGVGTLSSPVNAISPTPYDLFSGDLTVRKEFNRLTTSVGMRVDSYDFGQTRAQDGSIINQDGRDGQIYSLHSRVDYAFSPVLGWFAGVEGNQRNIRGTPAQTLDSQGYRALSGFTVGFGNLLSGEFGAGYAQQRFDAASIGTIEGPAYRAMLTWRPTRMLDVHFKAEQIVTQTSDTSSTGVLANAFQLGVDYELRRNVIVSLAGGYENDRFFGQQRKDKVTTSDARIKYLMNRYGSISVFHRYTDRNSDSPAFSFDKHQVGINVTAQF